The Chitinophagales bacterium genome contains a region encoding:
- the thrS gene encoding threonine--tRNA ligase gives MMKITFPDGNVKEYEKGTSSIEIAKSISHGLAKNVLAAKVNGEVWDLTRPINADATLELLTWNEEDAKRTFWHSSAHLMAEALEEIYPGVKFGIGPPIENGFYYDIDLGDKSLSVEDLPKIENTMRKLAKNGSKYERKEVAKADAIAYFKEKGDEYKLELLEDLKDGDITFYTQGNFTDLCKGPHIPGTGQIKAIKLLNVAGAYWRGDENRKQMTRIYGVTFPKQEMLDEHLALLEEAKKRDHRKLGAELELFMFSEKVGAGLPIWLPKGTDLRERLSNFLKEEQLRRGYLPVVTPHIGKKELYVTSGHYEKYGEDSFQPIHTPKENEEFLLKPMNCPHHCEIYAHVPKSYRDLPYRVAEFGTVYRYEQSGELHGLTRVRSFTQDDAHIFCTAEQLKAEFLDVLDLTMKVFNKMGFKEFTAQISLRDPENLSKYIGSKENWEKAENAIIEATKEVGLETVTELGEAAFYGPKLDFMVKDALGRSWQLGTIQVDYNLPERFELEYIGADNEKHRPVMIHRAPFGSLERFIGVLIEHTGGKFPLWLTPEQVRVLPISDKFIEYAKEVEAYLKQSGIRSSIDDRTEKIGRKIRDAETSKIPYMLIVGEKEVENREVSVRKQAVGDEGSKDIGIFIEQIKEEIAGE, from the coding sequence ATTATGAAGATTACTTTTCCGGATGGTAATGTAAAAGAATATGAAAAAGGCACTTCTTCAATAGAAATAGCTAAAAGTATTAGTCATGGTTTAGCTAAAAATGTATTGGCAGCTAAAGTTAATGGCGAAGTGTGGGATTTAACCAGACCTATTAATGCTGATGCTACCTTAGAATTATTAACGTGGAATGAAGAAGATGCAAAGCGAACTTTCTGGCACTCTTCTGCTCATTTAATGGCTGAGGCTTTAGAAGAAATTTATCCTGGAGTAAAATTTGGAATAGGACCGCCTATAGAAAACGGATTTTATTATGATATAGATTTGGGCGATAAAAGCTTAAGCGTAGAAGATTTGCCAAAAATTGAAAATACCATGCGTAAATTGGCTAAAAATGGTAGCAAATATGAGCGTAAAGAAGTGGCTAAAGCAGATGCTATAGCTTATTTTAAAGAAAAAGGCGATGAGTATAAATTAGAGCTTTTAGAAGATTTAAAAGATGGCGATATTACTTTTTATACGCAAGGAAATTTTACTGATTTATGCAAAGGTCCTCACATACCGGGCACAGGACAAATAAAAGCCATAAAACTGCTAAATGTAGCCGGAGCTTATTGGCGTGGAGATGAAAACCGCAAACAAATGACCCGAATTTATGGCGTAACTTTTCCTAAGCAAGAAATGCTTGATGAGCATTTGGCATTATTAGAAGAAGCTAAAAAACGAGATCATAGAAAATTAGGTGCTGAATTAGAACTGTTTATGTTTTCTGAAAAAGTAGGAGCAGGGTTGCCTATTTGGCTACCTAAAGGTACAGATTTAAGAGAAAGACTTTCAAATTTCTTAAAAGAAGAGCAGCTAAGAAGAGGTTATTTGCCAGTAGTAACTCCACATATTGGGAAAAAAGAATTGTATGTTACCAGCGGACATTACGAGAAATACGGAGAAGATAGTTTTCAGCCTATACATACGCCTAAAGAAAATGAAGAGTTTTTATTAAAACCTATGAACTGTCCTCATCATTGCGAAATTTATGCTCATGTGCCAAAATCCTATAGAGATTTGCCGTATAGAGTGGCAGAGTTTGGTACAGTATATCGCTATGAGCAGAGTGGCGAGCTACATGGTTTAACCAGAGTTAGAAGCTTTACCCAAGATGATGCACATATTTTTTGCACAGCAGAGCAGTTAAAAGCAGAGTTTTTAGATGTACTTGATTTAACCATGAAAGTATTTAATAAAATGGGCTTTAAAGAATTTACGGCTCAAATTTCATTGCGAGACCCTGAAAACCTTAGCAAATATATAGGAAGTAAAGAAAACTGGGAAAAAGCAGAAAATGCTATTATAGAAGCTACAAAAGAAGTGGGTTTAGAAACCGTAACAGAACTTGGCGAAGCCGCTTTTTATGGTCCTAAGTTAGATTTTATGGTAAAAGATGCTTTGGGAAGAAGCTGGCAGTTAGGAACTATTCAGGTTGATTATAATTTGCCGGAAAGGTTTGAATTAGAATACATAGGAGCCGATAATGAAAAACACAGACCCGTTATGATTCATAGAGCACCGTTTGGTTCTTTAGAAAGATTTATAGGCGTGTTAATAGAGCACACAGGCGGAAAATTTCCATTGTGGTTAACTCCCGAGCAGGTTAGAGTATTGCCTATAAGCGATAAATTTATAGAATATGCTAAAGAAGTGGAAGCTTATTTGAAACAAAGTGGCATAAGAAGCAGTATAGATGATAGAACCGAAAAAATAGGCAGAAAAATTAGAGATGCGGAAACTTCTAAAATACCATATATGTTAATAGTGGGCGAAAAAGAAGTAGAAAATAGAGAGGTTTCAGTAAGAAAACAGGCGGTAGGAGATGAAGGAAGTAAAGATATTGGTATATTTATTGAACAAATAAAAGAAGAAATAGCAGGAGAATAA
- a CDS encoding LemA family protein yields the protein MIYIYIGIAFLMLLISFIVIFNKFIRLRNLVKEAWSLIDVQLKMRYEVIPNLVNTVKAYTKHEQQILRDVTALRAKAMEKQVPSEKAVSENVLTEKLAQLMVTIENYPELKADQHFLKLQDQIFDIEDKIQLARRYYNGAVRNYNIAIESFPSSIVAALINFKKYDFFELDSIEERKNLEISFEE from the coding sequence ATGATTTATATATACATTGGCATTGCTTTTTTAATGCTGTTAATTTCTTTTATTGTCATTTTCAATAAATTTATTCGCTTAAGGAATTTAGTAAAAGAAGCATGGTCGCTTATAGACGTGCAGCTAAAAATGAGGTATGAAGTAATTCCCAATTTGGTAAATACCGTAAAAGCTTATACAAAACACGAGCAGCAAATACTTAGAGATGTTACCGCACTACGTGCTAAAGCAATGGAAAAACAAGTGCCAAGCGAAAAAGCGGTATCGGAAAATGTACTTACCGAAAAATTGGCTCAACTTATGGTAACCATAGAAAATTACCCCGAACTAAAAGCAGACCAACATTTTTTAAAACTGCAAGACCAAATATTTGATATTGAAGATAAAATACAGTTGGCAAGAAGATATTACAATGGTGCTGTAAGAAATTATAATATTGCCATAGAATCTTTTCCCAGCAGTATAGTGGCAGCCCTAATCAATTTTAAAAAGTATGACTTCTTTGAATTAGACTCTATAGAAGAAAGAAAAAACCTTGAAATCTCTTTTGAAGAATGA
- the rplT gene encoding 50S ribosomal protein L20 gives MPRATNRPAARARRRATLKLAKGYFGRRKNVWTVAKNAVDKGLQYAYAHRRLKKREYRSLWIARINAAVREHDMSYSKFMHALNEKGIKLNRKVLADLAMNDAVAFNEIVKSVK, from the coding sequence ATGCCTAGAGCTACAAACAGACCCGCAGCAAGAGCAAGAAGAAGAGCCACATTAAAATTGGCTAAAGGATATTTTGGAAGAAGAAAAAATGTTTGGACAGTTGCCAAAAATGCAGTTGATAAAGGACTTCAATACGCTTATGCTCACAGAAGATTAAAAAAGAGAGAATACAGAAGCCTTTGGATAGCAAGAATAAATGCAGCAGTAAGAGAGCACGATATGAGCTACTCTAAATTTATGCACGCATTAAATGAAAAAGGAATTAAACTAAACAGAAAAGTATTGGCAGATTTAGCAATGAATGATGCTGTCGCTTTTAATGAAATAGTAAAATCTGTAAAGTAA
- a CDS encoding DUF2207 domain-containing protein, whose translation MKKIILFLFVICIVFAKAEEEIISFNSDITIQQNGELKVVETIKVSVEGNVFQRGIYRALNTVYKAKNNINYNVSYNVQQVTKDGVSEPFFIKKNQSSINIYVGDENIYLKNGVYTYQITYTTKDQLGAYDEVDELYWNVTGNYWEVPIMITTATVHTPAGADIIQYTAYTGYLKETFKDYQVDKIDNNTISFKTTKELHANEGLTIAVGFKKDVVVMPNKWQIFLKSNMGLFVLLAGLLLTFLYYLTTWYKVGIDPPKGTIIPLFDPPKDLSPSAVRVINQMGYDNKVITAALINLAIKGYITIDKTKGGNQKLVKNKNADNGITPAEKVVMDSFFTSNNSLTLEQKNHAKISNGITKMRDKVKSEIDKKYYNLNTSHLIVGVVISVVAIAIAVIINGGFVNIFQTGWLSIWGIGVFMMFRQSFSSLRNRQFGIGIGMLVFAIPFLVVMVVVALVFSKTLSIPYAVILALYVINIVVFYHLLKAPTVYGRKVMDEIEGFQMYLKTAEKHLMERTKTKEDSIKLFERFLPYAVALNCETEWTKTFEKTINEALKDGTYQPTWHHSNIPYINIGSITNSVGSSLTHAVTSSSVAPTSSSSGGGFSGGGGGGFSGGGGGGGGGGGW comes from the coding sequence ATGAAAAAAATAATATTATTCCTGTTTGTTATTTGCATTGTATTTGCAAAAGCTGAAGAAGAAATTATCTCTTTTAATAGCGATATAACCATTCAGCAAAATGGAGAGCTAAAAGTAGTGGAAACCATAAAAGTTAGTGTAGAAGGCAATGTATTTCAACGGGGTATTTATAGAGCTTTAAACACCGTTTATAAAGCTAAAAATAATATCAACTATAATGTTTCCTATAATGTACAGCAAGTAACTAAAGATGGAGTTTCAGAACCATTTTTTATCAAAAAAAATCAATCCAGCATAAATATTTATGTAGGAGATGAAAATATTTACTTAAAAAATGGTGTTTATACTTATCAAATAACATACACCACTAAAGACCAGCTGGGAGCTTATGATGAAGTAGATGAATTGTACTGGAATGTTACGGGAAATTATTGGGAAGTACCCATAATGATTACTACGGCTACCGTACACACGCCTGCCGGGGCAGATATAATACAATATACGGCATATACAGGCTACTTAAAAGAAACATTTAAAGATTATCAAGTTGATAAAATTGACAATAATACCATAAGTTTTAAAACCACTAAAGAACTACATGCCAATGAAGGACTAACCATAGCCGTAGGATTTAAAAAAGACGTGGTAGTTATGCCTAACAAATGGCAAATTTTCCTTAAAAGCAATATGGGATTGTTTGTTTTATTGGCAGGATTGTTACTTACTTTTTTATATTATTTAACCACTTGGTATAAAGTGGGTATAGACCCACCTAAAGGAACAATTATACCACTGTTTGATCCGCCTAAAGATTTAAGTCCATCGGCAGTGCGTGTTATTAACCAAATGGGCTACGATAATAAAGTGATAACAGCCGCACTTATAAATTTAGCTATAAAAGGATATATAACTATAGACAAAACCAAAGGTGGAAACCAAAAATTGGTTAAAAACAAAAATGCGGACAATGGAATAACACCAGCCGAAAAAGTAGTTATGGATTCTTTTTTTACCAGTAATAATTCTTTAACCTTAGAACAGAAAAACCATGCTAAAATTAGCAATGGGATAACTAAAATGAGGGATAAAGTGAAATCTGAAATAGATAAAAAGTACTATAATTTGAATACTTCTCATTTAATAGTAGGCGTAGTTATAAGTGTAGTAGCCATAGCTATAGCAGTAATTATAAATGGAGGTTTTGTAAATATTTTTCAAACAGGATGGCTAAGTATATGGGGTATTGGTGTGTTTATGATGTTCCGTCAGTCTTTTTCAAGTTTGCGAAATAGGCAGTTTGGAATAGGAATAGGTATGTTAGTTTTTGCTATTCCATTTTTAGTAGTTATGGTAGTGGTTGCTTTGGTTTTTAGCAAAACTTTATCTATCCCTTATGCCGTTATTCTGGCACTTTATGTTATAAATATAGTGGTGTTTTACCATTTATTAAAAGCACCTACTGTTTATGGCAGAAAAGTAATGGATGAAATAGAAGGTTTTCAAATGTACTTAAAAACTGCCGAAAAGCATTTGATGGAAAGAACTAAAACTAAAGAAGATAGCATCAAATTATTTGAACGATTTTTACCTTATGCAGTTGCCTTAAATTGTGAAACAGAATGGACTAAAACTTTTGAGAAAACTATAAATGAAGCATTAAAAGATGGTACGTATCAACCTACATGGCATCATAGTAATATACCGTATATAAATATAGGAAGTATAACCAACAGTGTAGGTTCAAGTCTTACGCATGCTGTAACATCAAGTAGTGTTGCTCCAACATCAAGTAGCTCAGGCGGTGGATTTTCTGGCGGTGGAGGAGGCGGTTTCTCTGGTGGTGGCGGAGGCGGAGGCGGTGGTGGTGGCTGGTAA
- the rpmI gene encoding 50S ribosomal protein L35, protein MPKMKTNSSAKKRFKVTGSGKIMRRKAFHSHILTKKDKDTKKQMTHDTEVHKSDMPRVKRMLCK, encoded by the coding sequence ATGCCTAAGATGAAAACAAATTCCAGTGCTAAAAAGAGATTTAAAGTAACTGGATCAGGAAAAATAATGAGAAGAAAAGCTTTTCACAGCCACATCTTGACAAAAAAAGATAAAGACACTAAAAAGCAAATGACACACGATACAGAAGTGCATAAGTCAGATATGCCGAGAGTGAAAAGAATGCTTTGTAAATAA
- a CDS encoding translation initiation factor IF-3 produces the protein MAKFNNRHKKEEPYRVNDKIRVPKVRLVGDNVEVDVYPTHKALEMAEDLGLDLVEISPNANPPVCKILDYKKFLYEKKKKEKEIKANAQKTVIKELRFGPNTDDHDFEFKAKHGENFLQEGSKVKAYVHFKGRAIVFKDRGELLLLKLAKRLEEFGAPEQLPKLEGKRMIMVIAPKKK, from the coding sequence TTGGCAAAATTTAATAACAGACACAAAAAAGAAGAACCATATAGAGTTAACGATAAGATTAGAGTACCTAAAGTTCGTTTAGTGGGCGATAATGTAGAAGTAGATGTATATCCTACACACAAAGCCTTAGAAATGGCGGAAGATTTAGGTTTAGATTTGGTAGAAATATCGCCAAACGCTAATCCTCCGGTGTGCAAAATTTTAGATTACAAGAAATTTTTGTACGAAAAAAAGAAAAAAGAGAAGGAAATTAAGGCTAATGCTCAAAAAACAGTAATAAAAGAGTTGCGTTTTGGTCCTAATACCGATGACCATGATTTTGAATTTAAAGCAAAACATGGCGAAAATTTCTTACAAGAAGGGTCAAAAGTTAAAGCCTATGTACATTTTAAAGGTAGAGCTATAGTTTTTAAAGATAGGGGAGAATTATTGCTACTTAAATTAGCTAAAAGACTTGAAGAATTTGGAGCTCCGGAGCAATTGCCAAAATTAGAAGGTAAGCGAATGATAATGGTAATAGCACCAAAAAAGAAATAA
- a CDS encoding OmpA family protein, producing the protein MKKLILLIVPILFFGISTAQNTQEFALKDSSNLCKRNYMRQYDYENNISPFAPKKKSNWAVGFDIGMPIISGDFAPTGKSIGASLKVRKGITSFFSVRYQGLFLQAKGQDINTRIVNGNNVYANYKTRMFDNTLQAVFSVGNVNRNKRQSKVIFNFFVGGGATTAFSQADYYDENATLYDYSDIANQETWGDRFFVRHQLNQLQDGKYETNSTPKKTDYPMIKDTRILPTLVLGGGIDVYLSKRIDLALEYRHSRHFDDYLDGVYAGRNNDVLHYLSAGLNFKIGKREEPTYWQNPVANNYDDVAELKRNVSPEFIGEKVDEKLNSIDLDKDGVPDYRDAETGTPLGATVDATGKAIDSDNDGVADYKDEEANTPAEAQADALGRTIKLVTSTPTNNTSSVAQDNIRWNVFFNSGASTLTKEYNAVILDVASFLLSYPHRTADISGYADSSSNDAFNLELSKKRANYVKQQLVSLGVNADRLNVNYYGEAEATGTSKVNRRVSIVVE; encoded by the coding sequence ATGAAAAAACTTATACTATTAATTGTGCCAATCTTATTTTTTGGGATTTCAACGGCACAAAACACTCAAGAATTTGCACTAAAAGATTCAAGCAATTTGTGCAAGAGAAACTACATGCGTCAGTATGATTACGAAAACAATATTAGTCCATTTGCTCCTAAGAAAAAATCAAATTGGGCAGTTGGATTTGATATAGGAATGCCTATTATATCCGGAGATTTTGCTCCTACGGGAAAGAGTATTGGAGCTAGCTTAAAAGTTAGAAAAGGTATTACTAGCTTTTTCTCAGTAAGATACCAAGGCTTATTTTTACAAGCCAAAGGGCAAGATATTAACACAAGAATTGTAAATGGCAATAATGTTTATGCCAATTATAAAACAAGAATGTTTGATAATACCTTACAAGCTGTATTTAGCGTAGGCAATGTTAACAGAAATAAAAGACAATCTAAAGTAATTTTCAATTTCTTTGTAGGTGGTGGAGCTACCACAGCTTTTTCTCAAGCTGATTACTACGATGAAAATGCCACTTTATATGATTATTCAGATATTGCTAATCAAGAAACTTGGGGCGATAGATTTTTTGTAAGACACCAATTAAATCAATTGCAAGATGGAAAATACGAAACTAACTCCACTCCAAAAAAGACAGACTACCCAATGATAAAAGACACTAGAATACTACCAACATTAGTATTAGGTGGCGGTATTGATGTTTACTTAAGCAAAAGAATTGATTTAGCTTTAGAATATAGACACAGCAGACATTTTGACGACTATTTAGATGGTGTTTATGCTGGAAGAAACAATGATGTGTTGCATTATTTATCTGCCGGTTTAAACTTTAAAATAGGAAAACGTGAAGAACCTACATACTGGCAAAATCCTGTAGCTAATAATTATGATGATGTGGCTGAATTAAAAAGAAATGTAAGTCCTGAATTTATAGGCGAAAAAGTAGATGAGAAATTAAACTCTATAGATTTAGACAAAGATGGCGTACCAGATTACAGAGATGCTGAAACCGGAACGCCTTTAGGTGCTACTGTAGATGCTACAGGCAAAGCAATAGATAGTGATAACGATGGAGTGGCTGACTACAAAGATGAAGAAGCTAATACTCCAGCTGAAGCTCAAGCCGATGCTTTAGGAAGAACTATTAAATTAGTTACATCTACTCCTACAAATAACACTTCATCTGTAGCACAAGACAACATTAGATGGAATGTATTCTTTAACTCTGGTGCTTCTACCTTAACCAAAGAATATAATGCCGTTATTTTAGATGTAGCTTCATTCCTATTAAGTTATCCTCACAGAACTGCCGATATTAGTGGCTATGCAGATAGTAGTAGCAATGATGCTTTCAATTTAGAACTATCTAAAAAAAGAGCTAATTATGTAAAACAACAATTAGTTTCTTTAGGTGTAAATGCCGATAGATTAAATGTAAATTATTATGGAGAAGCTGAAGCAACAGGAACGTCTAAAGTAAATAGACGCGTTTCTATCGTTGTTGAATAA
- the serA gene encoding phosphoglycerate dehydrogenase, with the protein MSENTSFPKDKIKVLLLESISPSAIDELKKAGYTNIETATGAYSEEELLEKLEDVRILGIRSKTQLTANVLNKADKLMSVGCFCIGTNQVDLEAATKNGVAVFNAPFSNTRSVAELVIASIIMLVRRIPEKNEAAHKGLWKKESENAHEVRGKKLGIIGYGHIGSQVSVLAESLGLEVYYYDIESKLPLGNANTLGTIEEIIDKCDIVSLHVPATPETVNLFDEKIIKRFRKGQHLINMSRGNVVDLDAVKESILSGKLSGAAIDVFPVEPKIVGDKFESPLQNLPNVILTPHIGGSTEEAQWNIGLDVSSKLIKYIETGSTLGSHSLPELSLPKVADSHRILHIHKNVPGVLSEINNRISKLEVNILGQYLSTNATVGYVVLDVSKKTSEETLTELKSIPNTINARILY; encoded by the coding sequence ATGTCTGAAAATACATCTTTCCCTAAAGATAAAATTAAAGTTTTACTGCTTGAAAGTATTAGCCCTTCTGCTATTGACGAATTAAAAAAAGCGGGATATACCAATATAGAAACCGCAACGGGTGCTTATAGCGAAGAAGAACTTTTAGAGAAATTGGAAGATGTTAGAATTTTGGGCATTAGAAGCAAAACACAACTAACCGCAAATGTGCTAAACAAAGCAGATAAGCTAATGAGTGTAGGTTGTTTTTGTATTGGCACCAACCAAGTAGATTTAGAAGCCGCCACTAAAAATGGTGTAGCCGTATTTAATGCTCCTTTTAGCAATACTCGTTCTGTGGCAGAACTGGTTATAGCCAGCATAATTATGTTGGTAAGAAGAATACCCGAAAAAAACGAAGCGGCACACAAAGGATTGTGGAAAAAAGAAAGTGAAAATGCACACGAAGTAAGAGGAAAGAAATTGGGCATTATTGGCTATGGACACATAGGTTCTCAAGTTTCTGTATTGGCAGAATCTCTGGGTTTAGAAGTATATTATTATGATATAGAAAGTAAACTGCCTTTAGGCAATGCCAACACACTGGGCACTATAGAAGAAATAATAGACAAATGCGATATTGTAAGCTTGCACGTGCCTGCCACACCCGAAACGGTTAATCTATTTGATGAAAAAATAATAAAAAGATTTAGAAAAGGGCAGCATCTAATAAATATGAGTAGAGGGAATGTAGTTGATTTAGATGCCGTAAAAGAATCTATTTTAAGTGGCAAACTATCGGGTGCGGCTATAGATGTTTTTCCTGTAGAACCCAAAATAGTGGGCGATAAATTTGAAAGTCCTTTGCAAAATCTACCTAATGTTATTTTAACACCACATATAGGTGGTAGTACCGAAGAGGCACAATGGAACATAGGTTTAGATGTATCGTCTAAATTGATAAAATATATAGAAACAGGCTCTACATTAGGTTCTCACTCATTGCCGGAATTAAGTTTGCCAAAAGTTGCTGATTCTCATAGAATTTTACACATACACAAAAATGTACCGGGCGTACTTAGCGAAATTAACAATAGAATTTCAAAATTAGAAGTTAATATATTAGGTCAATATTTAAGTACCAATGCTACAGTAGGCTATGTGGTTTTAGATGTGAGCAAAAAAACAAGCGAAGAAACACTTACTGAGCTAAAAAGCATACCTAATACTATAAACGCAAGAATACTATATTAA
- a CDS encoding serine hydrolase, whose translation MNKKTLLVTLLLLIILLPSCHFVRSFTYFRPDHKDGNKFPKQDIAKSENEFVWKYAKTPIDLNNLTVHFRNGAESSLDSLLKYSKTNGFLIVQNKEIKAEKYYGNYNEASKNLAFSVSKSAIASIVGIAIDEGLLNYTAPITQYIPELLNNDSAFANITFQNVFEMNSGIKIRGKNAALFGDLARTYYGNNFYRFMKTIKIEKAPGGTPRYNQTDAELVALILKRVIGRPITEYFYEKIWNKIGATEAFWNTYKKDDLIRGYCCLNAKAKDFAKFAQLYLNDGVWNGKQILPKGWVSFVTEYKGKNPNNKAFTFYRHWFPSTDGKGDYTAQGFNGQFIYINPLKDLIIIRLGKRDFDKEINWESILRNIAQKL comes from the coding sequence ATGAATAAAAAAACACTTTTAGTTACACTCCTACTTTTAATTATCCTTTTACCCTCTTGCCATTTCGTACGGTCATTTACTTACTTTCGCCCCGACCATAAAGACGGCAATAAGTTTCCCAAACAAGATATTGCTAAATCGGAAAATGAATTTGTGTGGAAGTACGCTAAAACTCCAATTGACCTAAATAATTTAACAGTTCATTTTAGAAATGGTGCTGAAAGTTCATTAGATTCTTTACTAAAATATTCAAAAACCAACGGTTTTCTTATAGTACAAAACAAAGAAATTAAGGCTGAAAAATACTACGGAAATTATAATGAGGCCAGCAAAAACTTAGCTTTTTCAGTAAGTAAAAGTGCCATAGCTTCTATTGTAGGCATTGCTATAGATGAAGGTTTGCTAAACTATACCGCTCCTATAACTCAATATATACCGGAGCTTTTAAACAACGATAGTGCTTTTGCCAATATTACTTTTCAAAATGTGTTTGAAATGAACTCCGGCATAAAAATAAGAGGAAAAAATGCGGCTCTTTTTGGCGATTTAGCCAGAACATATTATGGCAATAATTTTTATAGGTTTATGAAAACTATAAAAATAGAAAAAGCACCGGGCGGAACACCCAGATACAATCAAACGGATGCCGAATTAGTTGCCTTAATTTTAAAAAGAGTAATTGGCAGACCCATAACAGAATATTTTTACGAAAAAATATGGAATAAAATAGGTGCTACAGAAGCTTTTTGGAACACCTACAAAAAAGATGATTTAATAAGAGGCTACTGCTGTTTAAACGCCAAAGCTAAAGATTTTGCAAAATTTGCTCAGCTATACTTAAATGATGGCGTATGGAATGGCAAACAGATTTTGCCTAAAGGCTGGGTTAGTTTTGTAACAGAATACAAAGGTAAAAACCCCAACAACAAAGCCTTTACTTTTTATAGACATTGGTTTCCTTCTACAGACGGGAAAGGCGACTACACGGCACAAGGTTTTAATGGACAGTTTATTTACATTAATCCACTTAAAGATTTAATAATTATCCGTTTGGGAAAAAGAGATTTTGACAAAGAGATAAACTGGGAAAGTATTTTAAGAAATATAGCTCAAAAGTTATAA